In Xiphophorus couchianus chromosome 8, X_couchianus-1.0, whole genome shotgun sequence, the following proteins share a genomic window:
- the taf1c gene encoding TATA box-binding protein-associated factor, RNA polymerase I, subunit C isoform X4 yields MQNFYMDHGPDAFGCMSEILGENFYFKKAKMKEKYRKDSVNMWRTKCFVDQLKFNMCPMAYRSRSLDRYCSLLWDVVHDVPPELLGSLLHEELAEQRDRMQFSEAATGGALAFVPFSQGEGCLLYPRGPGMDRLNFHRVALERDGDACVDAGGRKPVGFQLKAPVRQISCGSRFGDSCVAVRTDHVCGVWGMREQEEPRLLQVVGTRAAASCVSVSPHILGEVLVASESGAANLWTVGRGMQEVRTEESNLYFNAKSSWRWCEFSAHPRVMLYADRTGVELTDFRVKLESNPCHTLFRISSTSDCQSGERLLLVRFLGDVHPFHHLLTTQHSAYIMDERFPGVPMLKWDHMMEAPPLFCHVAPGSASGTTKVLLGSQSSQEITLLQYSGGRVEACCSHGSPQVLLRPRDSLALLPVQIPHRQQTAAHRLASPAAGLTCLQKTSVSTATMIVLQLTAAGDVFYQILERDDGKPGAPETGPPETGAPETGAPETGAPETGARSPLLVAETSSDEDVVMPTQDPIAHTFVPETPDRNQSSDRLPDQVPAFVAVGNEADWSAPSVLSSATRHAWRRWLQKLRRREGKPGAPPHLAVRTAGLLSVAEPGAAGRHMQGALQQDLQRCMRTRSLLLNRDLDPVPVPPVVDAEAWCDPLSDRLTAAWRGGTEAWLEWWQEERGENRAMKKEALRRRRRREKEAQRAAGSHLRLSGSFTSSISYQTDVDDFSGWSSGTSGPLSDSQRSRPLGRLAAFLEGQDDSPPPDRLDPPSRTPEPQTANQRSCKLADQSLSSLWETQVGMMLPPPGFRRDDPPLHPAPSSSSSQLPSFTSLMPSKASQSQRGALQASQPKKKKSRMGF; encoded by the exons ATGCAGAACTTCTACATGGATCACGGCCCGGACGCCTTCGGCTGCATGAGTGAGATCCTGGGCGAAAACTTCTACTTCAAGAAAGCCAAGATGAAGGAG AAATATCGTAAAGATTCGGTCAACATGTGGAGGACGAAGTGCTTCGTCGACCAGCTGAAGTTCAACAT GTGTCCCATGGCGTACCGGTCCAGGTCTCTGGACCGGTACTGCAGCCTGCTGTGGGACGTGGTCCATGATGTTCCCCCGGAGCTGCTGGGCTCGCTGCTGCACGAGGAGCTGGCCGAGCAGAGGGACCGCATGCAGTTCTCAGAGGCGGCCACCGGGGGCGCTCTGGCCTTCGTCCCGTTCTCCCAGGGCGAGGGCTGCCTGCTGTACCCCAGGGGCCCGGGAATGGACCGCCTCA ACTTCCACAGGGTGGCTCTGGAGCGCGACGGCGATGCCTGCGTGGACGCCGGCGGCCGGAAGCCAGTCGGCTTCCAGCTGAAGGCTCCGGTCCGACAGATCAGCTGCGGCTCGCGCTTCGGCGACA GCTGCGTCGCCGTGCGCACCGACCACGTCTGTGGAGTCTGGGGCATGAGGGAACAGGAGGAGCCGCGCCTGCTGCAGGTGGTCGGCACCAGAGCTGCTGCCAGCTGCGTCAGCGTCAG TCCGCACATTCTGGGTGAAGTTCTGGTGGCGAGTGAGAGCGGAGCGGCGAACCTGTGGACGGTCGGCAGAGG GATGCAGGAGGTCCGGACGGAGGAGAGCAACTTGTACTTCAACGCCAAGTCGTCATGGCGATGGTGCGAATTCTCCGCCCACCCACGAGTGATGCTGTACGCCGACCGGACGGGGGTGGAGCTCACAGACTTCAGGGTGAAG TTGGAGTCGAACCCGTGTCACACTCTGTTCCGGATCAGCAGCACCTCAGACTGCCAGAGCGGAGAGCGCCTCCTCCTGGTCAGATTCCTGGGAGACGTTCACCCCTTTCACCACCTCCTCACCACGCAG CACTCGGCCTACATCATGGACGAGCGCTTCCCCGGCGTCCCCATGCTGAAGTGGGACCACATGATGGAGGCTCCGCCCCTTTTCTGCCACGTGGCTCCGGGCTCCGCGTCAGGAACCACCAAGGTTCTGCTCGGGTCGCAGTCGTCTCAGGAGATCACTCTGCTGCAGTACTCAG gagGCAGAGTGGAGGCGTGCTGCAGCCACGGTTCTCCTCAGGTTCTGCTCCGGCCCAGAGACAGTCTGGCTCTGCTCCCGGTCCAGATCCCCCACCGTCAGCAGACCGCCGCCCACAGACTGGCTTCACCGGCTGCAG GCCTGACGTGTCTCCAGAAAACATCCGTCTCCACGGCGACCATGATTGTCCTCCAGCTGACGGCGGCGGGGGACGTCTTCTACCAGATCCTGGAGCGGGACGACGGAAAACCCGGAGCGCCGGAGACCGGACCACCAGAGACCGGAGCGCCAGAGACCGGAGCGCCGGAGACCGGAGCGCCGGAGACCGGAGCTCGCTCTCCGCTGCTGGTCGCTGAAACGTCCAGCGACGAGGACGTCGTCATGCCAACGCAGGATCCCATCGCTCACACGTTTGTCCCAGAAACGCCCGACAGGAACCAGAGTTCAGATCG GCTTCCGGATCAGGTCCCGGCGTTCGTCGCCGTTGGTAACGAAGCGGATTGGTCGGCTCCCTCGGTGCTGAGCAGCGCCACGCGTCACGCCTGGAGGCGCTGGCTGCAGAAGCTGAGGAGACGGGAGGGGAAACCCGGCGCTCCGCCGCACCTCGCGGTCCGAACCGCTGGTCTGCTGAGCGTGGCGGAGCCTGGCGCCGCTGGACGCCACatgcagggggcgctgcagcagGATCTGCAGCGATGCATGCGGACGCGGTCGCTGCTGCTGAATAGAGACCTGGACCCGGTTCCGGTGCCGCCGGTGGTGGACGCCGAGGCGTGGTGTGACCCGCTGAGCGACCGGCTGACGGCGGCGTGGCGCGGCGGCACGGAGGCGTGGCTGGAGTGGTGGCAGGAGGAGCGAGGGGAGAACCGGGCCATGAAGAAGGAGgcgctgaggaggaggaggaggagggagaaggAGGCGCAGCGCGCGGCGGGGAGCCACCTGCGGCTCAGCGGCAGCTTCACCTCCTCCATCAGCTACCAGACGGACGTGGACGACTTCTCCGGCTGGTCCTCGGGAACCAGCGGCCCGCTGTCCGACAGCCAGCGGAGCAGGCCTCTGGGCCGGCTGGCCGCCTTCCTGGAGGGTCAGGACGACTCGCCGCCGCCGGACCGTTTGGATCCGCCCAGCAGAACTCCAGAACCacaaacagccaatcagaggagctGCAAACTGGCCGACCAATCACTGAGCTCTCTGTGGGAAACACAGGTgggaatgatgctgccaccaccaggttTCAGGCGG GATGATCCTCCTCTTCATCccgccccctcctcctcttcctctcagctGCCCAGCTTCACGTCTCTGATGCCCTCCAAGGCGTCGCAGAGCCAGCGGGGGGCGCTGCAGGCGTCCCAacccaagaagaagaaatcccGGATGGGATTCTGA